A window of Hordeum vulgare subsp. vulgare chromosome 5H, MorexV3_pseudomolecules_assembly, whole genome shotgun sequence genomic DNA:
CATCATCTCGGCGGCCGTGGGCGCCCCctcggcgcggggcggcgcccaCGGGACCATGGCCAGGTTGGAGGTCTCGGTTCCGGCAAGCCCCTCGAACAGCGCGCGGTGGTTTCTCGCCTCTTGCAGCATCATACCTGCGTTATAACATACCAATTCGCAGATTAGATTCGTCGTTCCAACCAGCAGGGAACATCACAGCAATGAGATTGAACCCGAAGTTCGAACGGGATGATCCCAGATTAATGAACGACGAAACTCGGGGAAACGGAGGAAAGCGCGGAGGCACACGTACCATCGagcgcttggatccactccgggctGACGCGGAGATGGCCGCCGGGCCGGAGCGGACCGAGCAGCAGCCTGCGCTCGGCCTCGGCGGGCCGGTACAAGACGATCGCCCTCTCCTCGTTGGCCGCCACCTCCGGCGGCGCCACGTCCACCGGCACCACCGCCACGTCGCCGCACATcggcgcctcctccaccaccccgaaGCCCGCCACCGGCGGCTGCGTCCCCGGTGGCAGCACGACCGCGCCGGGCACgacaggcatcacgtccgggtCCTGCGCACACCCACAACCAAACACACACAAGCACAGCCGCCGCTTAATTAGCAAATCCGAGAAGGGGAGAGCAAGGAGCGAGTCGGGTTGTGTACTTGGGTTGGGTTGCTAGGGGAGACGTACCAGGCGGCGGAGCTTGGTGGCGCGGGAGGCGACGGGGAACCCGGGGCCGATGTCGTCGTCCACCCAAAGCTCCGGCGCGTCCGCGCCCTTCCTCTTGAGCGCCGGCGCCGCGTCCACGTCCATCGATCCGATTCACGAGCGACGAATCCCTCGACCGACCGTCGATGGGCAGGTCCCCGGAGCTAATCAATCAATCCAGAGCAGGGCAGGGCGAGGGGAGCGGTTGGTTGTCTGTAGTCTGGGGATTCTGCGGCGGCGATGCCGGGCGGCGAGTGTTAAGAACTAAGAAGAAGAGGGGAGACGGAGGCTTGGAGAAGGTTCGGGGGTTCGCGCTCGCGACGGCTCTAGAAAGAACGTCCCCGTTGCTTTTTTTCTCCACCGTTCCTGTGCCTACGTGTACGCGCGAAGTGGCTGCGCGGTGGCTCCCGCGCCGTTTGCGTCAAGATATTTTCCATCTCTCGCGTGCTCTTTGTGGGTTGGTGATTGGTCACGGGAAAGGTCCATCGGTGCTCCGGGTACCGGATAGCGTTGCATGATTGCAAATTTGTTGGGGTTTGTTCCGGATGCCGCGACCGGGCTGCAGTGCAGAGTGTCCGACGAGACCCGAGTCCGGCGCCCTTCCACCGTTCATGCggatttttcactgttttgatccttaaCAGTGGCGAAGGCAGAAAAACATTATATGTGTGGCAAGATTTATGAAAGAGAAAATCATCTATGATGTAACTATGCAACAGCTCAGAAAAGTACCAGATATATATTAATTAGAGTTCTGCAAATACAACCACAAAATCCAAAATTGAAGCATTGACACTCAAAATCACCGGAAGTTTGAAACGGGGAAGCCGATGCAACTCGCAGCCGGCCGGTTAGATCATTGTTGTGCATTTGTGTTTTAGTTCGGTATAGGTAAGTTGCAAGCACATTACATCAAGCCCGTCAAGAAGACACCCAACACACAGGCAATATTGTATAAATGTGAAGTACTTGTAGGCTACTATACATAATACATCAGCTCCACTAGCATGCAACACGTAGGCGCATTAGTATATGAGTTGTATCCTCAACCCGTGAGAGTTCAAATCCTAATGCTCgtattatttttgaatttatttctatAATTCCGGCGATGCGCATTTAGTGGACGAAGACGTTTTCgtcgatgacaacacatctacagTGACTCCGTAAATTCCAAGATGATATGCCAGTTCAATCTGTGCTCATAGAGATAAGATTTGCGTGTGTGCATTTATATATGGAGATGAGTGCATGCACGTGCATATAAACATTTGCGTCTATACTTTGTTTAAGAAAAGTATATGTACCAAGTACTTCCGGAAGAATTAGGTGTGGCGGACGCCAAGGCTTGCCATATAGTTGGCTCCGCCACTGATCCTTAAGGCGCAAGTTCATCACGTAACGAACTCGGTtcgaaagtatttcacgttttgacccttttggaaacGCCATAGGCCGTGGCGTTGCAGGCCTTATGCCAAACGCCAGTCTACTAGACGTTGCAGGCCTTatatgcaacgccagtctactggacgttgcagccCTTAGCGGAAACGCCAAAGctgctggcgttgcagaccaaaGCAGAAACGCCAGGCTCCCTAgcgtttccttagtccagtaccgCAGTGCTGGGGTCCTTGCCAGCGTTGCACCCAGCGCATAAACGCCAGACCTGTTGGCGTTGCAGACCGAACCAGAAACGCCAGGCTCCCTCgcgtttccttagtccagtacccCAAAACAGGATTTTTTCACTTTTTTGATCAACAAACATATTTCATAGAATATAGTTTAAATCGTAAGACCATAACTCACAgcataatgttggaaatatgccctagaggcaataataaaatggttattatcatatttccttgttcatgataatcgtctatcgttcatgctataattgtattaacaggaaacagtaatacatgtgtgaatgaatagatcacaatgtgtccctagcaagcctctagttagctagctcgttagtcaatagatgatcatggtttcctgatcatggacattggatgtcattgataacgggatcacatcattgggagaatgatgtggtggacaagacccaatcctaagcctagcactagatcgtattgttcgtatgctaatgcttttctaatgtcaagtatcttttccttcgaccgtgagattgtgcaactcccggataccgtaggagtgctttgggtgtatcaaacgtcacaacgtaactgggtgactataaaggtgcactacgggtacctccgaaagtgcctgttgggttggcacgaatcgagatcgggatttgtcactccgtgtgacggagaggtatctctgggcccactcggtagaacatcatcatgagctcaatgtgactaaggagttagtcacacgatgacgtgctacggaacgagtaaagagacttaccggtaacgagattgaacaaggtataggtataccgacgatcgaatctcgggcaagttctataccgacagacaaagggaatcgtatacgggattgattgaatccttgacatcgtggttcatccgatgagatcatcgtggagctagtgggagccaccatgggtatccagaccccgctgatggttattggccagagaggtgtctcggtcatgtctgcctgtctcccgaacccgtagggtctacacacttaaggttcgatgacgctagggttatagggaattgttatacgagattaccgaaagttgttcggagtcccggatgagatccaggacgtcacgaggagctccggaatggtccggaggtaaagattgatatataggacggatggtttcggacaccggaagtgtttcgggcatcaccggtaacgtaccgggaccaccgggaccaccggaggtggtcccggggggccaccgaaggggggctgcgaccccaagaggtaagatgggctaagtgggggtgggaaccagcccctagttgggctggtatgcctccccactcagcccatggcgcaggggaaaggaaaagaggggggaaccctaactcaggtgggccttaggcccaccagaggggtgcgccacccctcccccttgccctggccgccacccctctcccatctaagggctgccgcaccccttaggggtgggaaccctaagggctgcgcccccttcccctccccctatatatagatgaggttcggggctgtttgagacacggtttaatctctctctcggcgcagccctgcacttcttcctcctcctctctgccggcgcttggcgaagccctgccgggagacctcgtctctccaccaacaccacgccgtcgtgttgctggtcttcttccccaacctctccctcctccttgctggatcaaggtgcgggagacgtcaccgggctgcacgtgtgttgaacgcggaggtgccgttgttcggcactagatcggaatcgctgcgagtacgactccatcaaccgcgttctagcaacgcttccgcttagcaatcttcaaaggtacgaagatgctcttacccctctctcgttgctggtctctccataggaagatctgaataagcgtaggaaaattttgaatttatgctacgttacccaacagtggcatccgagccaggttttctatgcgtagattctatgcacgagtagaacacaaaagttgtgggcgatggtttgtcaatttgcttgccgttactagtcttattcttttccggcggtattgtgggatgaagcggcccggaccgaccttacacgtacgcttacgtgagacaggttccaccgacagacatgcacatcgtgcataaaggtggctagcgggtgtctgtctctcctactctagtcggattggatttgatgaaaagggtccttatgaagggtaaatagctttggcatatcatcgttgtggctgtcacgtaggtaagaaggcgttcttgctagaaacccaaatcagccacgtaaaacttgcaacaacaattagaggacgtctaacttgtttttgcagggtttgacatgtgatgtgatatggccaaagttgtgatgttgcatgtatgatgtatgagatgatcatgttattgtaataggtttcacgacttgcatgtcgatgagtatgacaaccggcaggagccataggagttgtcttaatttattgtataagatgcaacgccatgtgcttgctacttttacctcattgctaacggttagccatagtagtagtgatagtactagttggcgtgacgacttcacggagacacgatgatggagatcatgatgatggagatcatggtgtcacgccggtgacgatgatgatcatgcgatgcctgaagatggagatcgaatgagcaaagatgataatggccatatcatgtcactatatgattgcattgtgatgtttatcatgttttacatcttattgcttagaacgacggtagcataataagatgatccctcctaaaatttcgagaacgtattcccctaagtgtgcaccgttgcgaaggttcgttgtctcgaagcacca
This region includes:
- the LOC123399518 gene encoding uncharacterized protein LOC123399518; the protein is MDVDAAPALKRKGADAPELWVDDDIGPGFPVASRATKLRRLDPDVMPVVPGAVVLPPGTQPPVAGFGVVEEAPMCGDVAVVPVDVAPPEVAANEERAIVLYRPAEAERRLLLGPLRPGGHLRVSPEWIQALDGMMLQEARNHRALFEGLAGTETSNLAMVPWAPPRAEGAPTAAEMMEAEDGQGASMEVEQDRADQQLPMPQWPQQPHCMVQQQPIPAASFQPSPVTWSW